A stretch of Fulvia fulva chromosome 4, complete sequence DNA encodes these proteins:
- a CDS encoding Pantothenate transporter liz1, producing MSKQEGDAVSEKNAAVYSRTPDSDVDSNENRVSDATKAKPPWWAYIWDYEPGRSKEEVAFIRRLDVSVLNLDQTNIANAFVSGMKEDLAMNANQLNLIDVAWTTGYVVGQIPSQIILTKVRPSIWIPSCEMVWTILTFCLAAAKTSNHVIAIRFFVGLAESIFYPVGHMILGSWYKPSELAKRACIFHASSAIASMFSDYLQAGVYKSLNGVHGMTGCSGSGLFLIPDLPEKSRAFYLRKDQILLAQKRMDDVGRAPRKKLGWSTWKRIFGRWHVYLLCVLYIIFINTGPSSSINPMSLWLKAQGYSVSLINIIPTTQSAVQAVSTILSAIFSDYWRNRAAWMSVSTGFGLFVCVVLAVWSVPSGLKWFAFEVYRVSVPYGPISMSWANEICGADAEERSIVLGLMNSLGYAFNAWVPYLTYPQVDAPRFRKGFIFSIGAFLAQFAITWIVWWFQRRDVRQKKVLTAEAVDRVHVLEA from the exons ATGTCGAAGCAGGAGGGAGATGCGGTTTCGGAAAAGAACGCCGCGGTGTACAGCCGGACGCCAGACAGCGATGTCGACTCGAACGAGAACAGAGTATCCGATGCAACGAAGGCCAAGCCGCCGTGGTGGGCGTACATCTGGGACTACGAGCCTGGCCGTTCAAAGGAGGAAGTCGCCTTCATTCGCCGACTAGACGTCAGCGTGCTG AACCTAGACCAGACCAACATTGCAAACGCATTCGTGAGCGGCATGAAAGAAGACCTGGCCATGAACGCCAATCAGCTGAACTTGATCGACGTGGCATGGACAACAGGCTACGTTGTTGGACAGATTCCCTCGCAAATCATCCTCACCAAAGTGCGACCAAGCATCTGGATACCCTCTTGCGAAATGGTATGGACGATCCTGACCTTCTGCCTAGCAGCAGCCAAGACCTCGAACCACGTGATTGCAATTCGCTTCTTCGTCGGACTCGCTGAGAGCATCTTCTATCCCGTCGGCCATATGATCCTCGGAAGCTGGTACAAGCCTTCAGAACTGGCCAAAAGAGCATGCATCTTCCATGCATCCAGTGCGATTGCCAGTATGTTCAGTGACTACCTGCAAGCCGGCGTGTACAAAAGTCTGAACGGCGTTCACGGGATGACTGGGTGCAGTGGTT CTGGGCTCTTCCTCATCCCCGACCTGCCGGAGAAATCGCGGGCGTTCTATCTGCGCAAAGATCAAATCCTATTGGCACAGAAGCGTATGGACGACGTCGGACGTGCGCCGCGCAAGAAGCTGGGCTGGTCGACCTGGAAGCGCATCTTTGGTCGATGGCATGTGTATCTCCTCTGCGTTTTGTACATCATCTTCATCAACACCGGGCCATCTTCGAGCATCAACCCAATGTCGCTTTGGTTGAAGGCGCAAGGGTACTCAGTGTCCCTCATCAACATCATTCCAACGACTCAGTCAGCAGTACAGGCGGTTTCGACTATCCTTTCGGCAATCTTCAGCGACTACTGGCGTAATCGAGCTGCCTGGATGTCGGTTTCTACGGGGTTCGGATTGTTTGTCTGTGTTGTGCTAGCGGTGTGGAGTGTTCCGAGTGGTTTGAAGTGGTTTGCATTCGAGGTGTACAGAGTCAGCGTTCCGTACGGACCGATCTCGATGTCTTGGGCCAA CGAGATCTGCGGCGCAGATGCTGAAGAACGCAGCATTGTGCTGGGCTTGATGAACTCCTTGGGTTATGCATTCAATGCATGGGTGCCGTATTTGACGTATCCCCAAGTCGATGCGCCTCGGTTCCGCAAAGGCTTCATCTTCTCGATTGGTGCTTTTCTGGCACAGTTCGCGATAACATGGATCGTTTGGTGGTTCCAGAGGAGAGACGTCAGGCAGAAGAAGGTGCTCACTGCCGAAGCCGTAGACCGTGTGCACGTTCTCGAAGCATAG
- a CDS encoding Putative alpha-ketoglutarate-dependent sulfonate dioxygenase: MQPCEFSGKHSREDAAFLDNVHGWYAHQVMNSTLCFAWGKHKHSSLCQLTKGASRPFTQYCAITSIYWHTTVMAPAAIVPDIVDYVAPREDNLGLPAPTRVRLEKVGIDLSKGYPYRPAVPFYLQHVYAIRNEDREYVNAGTRASPSKKALFSAAKEVKHLTSHIGTEIVGLQLKDLTDQQKDELALLIAERSVVFFRDQDLSPQAQLELGRYYGEVEIHPQVPHVPGLPGTTVIWPALAATERAADFRNPVGTQKWHTDLVHEKQPAGITHLHNDTVPEVGGDTLWASGYAAYEKLSPNFRKIIDGRYAVYRSAHTYLARNDPHAGPKYIEREHPLVRAHPATGWKALYVNRAMTDRIVGLDKGESDAILQYLFSVYEGNVDIQCRFKWTPGTSALWDNRITMHNASWDYENTASRHGTRVTSLAEKPFFDPSAPTRRQALGLAGPGDV; the protein is encoded by the exons ATGCAGCCATGCGAATTCAGTGGTAAGCACAGCAGAGAGGATGCCGCGTTCCTAGACAATGTACATGGGTGGTATGCCCACCAGGTGATGAACTCCACCTTGTGCTTTGCTTGGGGTAAGCATAAACACAGCTCTCTTTGCCAGTTAACAAAAGGAGCCTCTCGACCATTTACTCAGTACTGTGCCATCACATCTATCTACTGGCATACCACCGTCATGGCGCCAGCGGCAATCGTCCCCGACATCGTGGACTACGTAGCGCCCAGGGAAGATAACCTTGGTCTTCCTGCGCCTACAAGAGTTCGTCTCGAGAAGGTCGGCATTGATCTATCGAAGGGCTACCCT TATCGACCTGCTGTGCCTTTCTACCTTCAACATGTCTACGCCATCCGAAACGAGGACCGTGAATACGTCAATGCCGGAACCAGAGCCAGTCCAAGCAAGAAGGCTCTCTTCTCCGCCGCAAAAGAAGTGAAGCATCTCACAAGCCACATCGGTACCGAGATAGTTGGCCTCCAGCTCAAAGACTTGACCGACCAGCAGAAAGACGAGCTAGCTTTACTAATCGCCGAACGGAGCGTCGTCTTCTTCCGCGACCAAGACCTCAGTCCACAAGCACAACTCGAGCTTGGCCGCTACTACGGTGAAGTCGAAATCCATCCTCAAGTCCCCCACGTCCCAGGCCTCCCAGGCACAACCGTCATCTGGCCCGCCCTCGCCGCCACCGAGAGAGCCGCAGACTTCCGCAACCCAGTCGGCACGCAAAAATGGCACACAGATCTTGTGCACGAGAAGCAGCCAGCGGGAATCACCCACCTCCACAACGACACCGTCCCCGAAGTCGGCGGCGACACCCTCTGGGCATCTGGCTACGCCGCCTACGAGAAACTCAGCCCGAACTTCCGCAAGATCATCGATGGCCGGTATGCAGTGTACAGATCTGCGCATACATACCTTGCCCGCAACGATCCTCACGCTGGTCCCAAGTATATTGAGCGCGAGCACCCGCTGGTTCGCGCACATCCTGCTACGGGATGGAAGGCGCTGTATGTCAACCGAGCTATGACTGACAGGATTGTGGGGCTAGATAAGGGGGAGAGTGATGCGATCTTGCAGTATCTGTTTAGTGTGTATGAGGGAAATGTTGATATTCAGTGTCGGTTCAAGTGGACTCCGGGGACTTCGGCGCTGTGGGACAACA GAATCACGATGCACAATGCCTCGTGGGACTACGAGAACACGGCTTCAAGGCATGGAACACGAGTCACGAGCTTGGCGGAGAAGCCTTTCTTTGACCCTTCGGCGCCGACGAGGCGACAGGCACTTGGATTGGCTGGGCCTGGGGATGTGTAG
- a CDS encoding Putative epoxide hydrolase: MGSIAADSEEIVPFQVDIPQEEVDRLQRKLKDTRLPPKEIVPDASKKYGPTYEWGAHLYDRWVNEFDWYEHQDRINSAPHFLTRIDGIKTHFVHAKAKRSDAIPLIMIHGWPGSFYEFNQVWNELANPKDDSQPAFHVVVPSLFGYGFSDWPPRAGWTLQDSAHVYDKLMKKLGYRQYYFHGGDWAHWIGREMGSKLTDSCKLVHFNFAPSPLPDGVEYTQREQEVQHRVDDWLENHMGYAITMRTRPHTIGFSFNDNLMGILMWVGEKYNEAAGPENQKKRYWDHHILATASIYYFTDTIMPSMLCYYENVRHGEFASFAMKPDNRITVPFGYTSFYWDTAPSSKRAVERTGNLVFYKERNDGGHYAAAEDPQGIIEDIRALAAEHWPKSS; the protein is encoded by the exons ATGGGCAGTATCGCTGCAGACTCTGAGGAGATCGTTCCCTTCCAGGTCGACATACCCCAGGAAGAAGTAGATCGTCTCCAACGCAAGCTCAAGGACACTCGTCTGCCGCCGAAAGAAATCGTGCCTGATGCTAGCAAGAAGTATGGACCAACGTACGAATGGGGTGCTCACTTGTACGACCGCTGGGTGAACGAATTCGACTGGTATGAGCACCAAGACCGCATCAACTCTGCACCCCACTTCCTCACTCGGATTGACGGCATCAAGACTCACTTCGTTCATGCCAAGGCAAAACGCTCTGATGCTATACCACTGATCATGATCCACGGATGGCCAGGGTCTTTCTACGAGTTCAACCAAGTTTGGAACGAGCTTGCCAACCCGAAAGATGACAGCCAGCCGGCCTTTCATGTTGTGGTGCCTTCGTTGTTCGGGTACGGCTTCTCGGACTGGCCACCACGGGCAGGCTGGACCCTCCAGGATAGCGCACATGTCTACGACAAGCTGATGAAAAAGCTTGGGTACCGCCAATACTACTTCCACGGCGGCGACTGGGCACACTGGATCGGCCGCGAGATGGGGTCCAAGCTCACAGACTCTTGCAAGCTGGTGCACTTCAACTTTGCTCCGTCTCCGTTGCCAGATGGCGTAGAGTATACGCAGCGTGAGCAAGAAGTGCAGCATCGTGTTGACGACTGGCTCGAGAACCACATGGGCTATGCTATCACGATGCGAACTCGACCTCACACCATCGGCTTTAGCTTCAACGACAATCTAATGGGGATCCTGATGTGGGTCGGCGAGAAGTACAATGAAGCAGCTGGACCTGAAAACCAAAAGAAGCGGTACTGGGACCATCATATCCTCGCCACCGCAAGCATATACTACTTCACTGACACGATCATGCCGAGTATGTTGTGCTACTACGAGAACGTGCGGCACGGGGAATTTGCCAGCTTCGCGATGAAGCCGGACAATCGGATCACTGTGCCATTTGGATACACATCTTTCTACTGGGACACTGCGCCGAGCTCGAAGAGAGCTGTGGAGAGGACAGGCAACTTGGTGTTCTACAAAG AGCGCAACGATGGAGGACACTATGCTGCAGCAGAAGATCCGCAAGGTATCATCGAAGATATCCGAGCACTCGCAGCAGAACATTGGCCGAAATCGTCGTAG